The proteins below come from a single Thunnus thynnus chromosome 10, fThuThy2.1, whole genome shotgun sequence genomic window:
- the aste1a gene encoding single-strand DNA endonuclease ASTE1 encodes MGVRGLVTFIESHPQIYRDVRFMKSRLVIDGSNLVHFLYFDSGLDQNHGGEYAGFEELIEKFIAALRACEVAPYVVMDGGSDQTDKKLETVTKRAEDRIQKAHRAAVDGGKEGILPQLAKLVFIQTLARLEVPVARCFAEADQEIASLAREWQCPVLSRDSDFYIFDLPAGLLPISHFQWEGVKQRGLQSYIPCKGYNISSFCTLFNIQRQLLPTFAALAGNDYVKLEKMDSSISWAQYAPAGSATASRLEGLLHWLKIFKQPQEALEAALQLMEGLTTKKKLKVQQGLALGMEEYMLPPSTLMRFFMHGVAPPFPEEEEVAGLVPDWTWLPLTQSRLTTDILDVLLLKRMSLSFPVDHGNMPSACLTSRPIRQVMYGLLLGRGTQLHVEERDRDGLQLKFNPVHPTFKGVAKQLKLDSLDKAEPSQRLQVLLGALGVSQASLSSLPAHLHLPVAVTCYWFQRAQPTPDLGLLKALVLSIGDALKKGTAVQNYHSNLKPHVNVAHAFNQWQSCLKDSIHLNQLLGWPLPEPCMARLYEGTLVHQLVHTMRSGRKLRNFLKNDRSSAKLYRTMLSVIHQFKAQVVTSQTQKKPTSPRQRLPLDDLTTNLQQLFIMYDDEETENEVISAVRAAQDLQFVDKVSVKTRHKAKERNNSCKNPELARKTECRGWDIL; translated from the exons ATGGGTGTTCGAGGCTTGGTCACTTTCATAGAGAGCCACCCGCAGATCTACCGGGACGTCCGGTTCATGAAGAGCCGGCTGGTGATCGACGGCTCCAACCTGGTCCACTTCTTGTACTTCGACTCAG GTCTGGACCAGAATCATGGCGGGGAGTATGCTGGCTTTGAAGAGCTGATTGAGAAGTTCATCGCAGCCCTCAGAGCCTGTGAGGTGGCACCATATGTGGTGATGGACGGAGGCTCAGACCAAACCGACAAAAAGCTTGAAACTGTGACGAAAAGAGCTGAAGATCGAATCCAGAAAGCCCATCGAGCAGCGGTGGATGGTGGGAAGGAGGGCATCTTGCCACAGCTGGCCAAGCTGGTGTTCATACAGACGCTGGCCCGGCTAGAAGTCCCAGTGGCCCGGTGCTTTGCAGAGGCTGACCAGGAGATAGCCTCACTGGCCAGAGAGTGGCAGTGCCCGGTGCTTTCCAGAGACAGCGACTTCTACATCTTTGACCTCCCGGCGGGGCTGCTGCCCATCTCTCATTTCCAGTGGGAAGGGGTGAAGCAGAGAGGCTTGCAGAGCTACATCCCCTGTAAGGGCTACAACATCTCCAGCTTCTGCACCTTGTTCAACATCCAGCGCCAGCTCCTGCCCACTTTTGCCGCCCTGGCCGGGAATGACTACGTGAAGCTGGAGAAGATGGATTCATCCATCTCCTGGGCTCAATATGCCCCGGCAGGCAGCGCGACGGCAAGCCGCCTGGAGGGATTGCTTCACTGGCTGAAGATCTTCAAGCAGCCTCAGGAGGCCTTGGAGGCAGCACTGCAGCTGATGGAAGGGTTGACCACGAAGAAAAAACTGAAGGTGCAGCAGGGCTTGGCTCTGGGGATGGAAGAGTACATGCTGCCTCCCAGCACCCTGATGAGGTTCTTCATGCATGGGGTGGCACCTCCATTCccagaagaggaagag GTGGCTGGTCTTGTCCCAGATTGGACCTGGCTGCCTCTCACACAGTCCCGACTAACAACGGACATCCTGGACGTGCTGCTGTTGAAGAGGATGAGCCTCAGCTTTCCTGTGGACCATGGCAACATGCCCAGTGCTTGCCTGACCTCCAGGCCAATCCGCCAGGTGATGTACGGGCTGCTGCTGGGCAGAGGTACACAGCTTCATGTGGAGGAGCGAGACAGGGACGGCTTGCAGCTGAAATTCAACCCGGTCCATCCAACCTTCAAAGGGGTCGCTAAGCAGTTGAAACTCGACTCACTGGATAAG GCGGAGCCCTCTCAGCGTCTGCAGGTGTTACTGGGGGCTTTGGGGGTGTCTCAGGCCTCTCTGAGCAGCCTGCCGGCTCACCTGCACCTCCCAGTGGCCGTCACCTGCTACTGGTTTCAGAGAGCTCAACCCACTCCAGACCTGGGACTGCTGAAGGCGCTGGTGCTGAGCATCGGAGATGCACTGAAAAAAGGAACAg ctgtGCAGAATTATCACTCTAACCTCAAGCCGCATGTCAATGTGGCTCATGCCTTCAACCAATGGCAGTCCTGCCTGAAAGACAGCATCCACCTGAACCAGCTGCTGGGCTGGCCGTTACCTGAACCATGCATGGCACG GTTGTATGAGGGGACGCTGGTCCACCAGCTGGTCCACACCATGAGGTCAGGAAGAAAACTGAGGAACTTTCTGAAGAATGATCGCTCCAGTGCAAAGCTGTACCGAACCATGCTGTCCGTCATCCACCAGTTTAAGGCTCAGGTAGTAACCTCACAGACCCAGAAGAAACCAACGTCTCCACGGCAGCGGCTGCCTCTGGATGACCTGACCACcaacctgcagcagctgttcatCATGTACGACGACGAGGAAACTGAGAATGAAGTAATCAGCGCGGTCAGAGCAGCGCAGGATCTACAGTTCGTTGATAAGGTGTCGGTGAAGACTCGTCACAAAGCTAAGGAGCGAAACAACAGCTGCAAAAACCCAGAATTGGCCCGCAAAACGGAGTGCCGAGGCTGGGACATCCTCTGA